The following are encoded together in the Daucus carota subsp. sativus chromosome 5, DH1 v3.0, whole genome shotgun sequence genome:
- the LOC108223444 gene encoding uncharacterized protein LOC108223444, with translation MATSYSPNRSPGSSRLQLGSMSRLRSSSVKKPPEPLRRAVADSLSLSHPGNPSAVASEAFRILRDYLAAQTTTDLAYSVIIEHTLAERERSPAVVTRCVALLKRYLLRYKPSEETLLQIDRFCVSIIGECNISPTRKLSTWSRSSSKSGASATSSNISPLPVSSFASGALVKSLNYVRSLVAQHVPKRSFEPAALTGVPATSRQLLPSLSSLLSKSFNSHLNPAGAKDSSDLKEGSAASVSNSPIIETVDGIEGLEFIAFDIFKWRWQGHQRLSLLSPDSEHIMNCQEVSKHSFLEVGAAALLVGDMEAKMKGELWRSFGAVDMPYFDKLLQTSLLTTVTNSASARAHMRAITASKRSKTGSLQIWEDSHVSTYRPRPRPLFQYRHYSEQQPLKLNSVEVCEVIAAVCSATPSPTANLMTMTSKLSSSSGKPSMDVAVSVLIKLVIDMYVMDSATAAPLTLSMLEEMLNSPLLDSKSRAFDLILNLGVHAQLLEPLVADDASTIEEEYSHEPYLDSETQLANQGTVKPDYYKTANSSAIDKFESWILGILYEVLLHLVQIEEKEESIWASALSCLLYFVCHRGKIRRSRLEGLDARVIKVLIQVSRRNSWAEIVHCKLICMLTNMLYEVPDGPTTSTLASPRILVEQVDLIGGIEFVYIEFVLANLRDDRRNLYMILLDYVLHQINEACLATGVSEYSDDESQVIATLLTLADAPEALHISVRLGVDGVGDLLRRSVAAALSRYANCDRLNMLLEKVIEKFDTLVRSLSNLDTEFTHLRHISKSHTYLESIEDGVLRNDVCMKAKLAWATLHSLLHSERVPYRQNGYLWLGDLLMAEISDKKDAIWSNVKNLQQKIALAGVNDYSEDLEVPISIWLLCGLLKSKNNLIRWGFLFVLDRLLVRCKFLLDEKKIQHLGNDVSDQLQEKSRLEKASVVIDVMSTALSLVAQINETDRLNILKMCYILFSQLCLKVLPSSSMSRGDTLHDDANPGTLYGEDPMEDTKNKFGSKNDTLTSETASMAALLLRGQAVVPMQLVARVPAALFYWPLIQLASAATDNIALGVSVGSKGRGNIPGATSDIRATLLLLLVGKCTAEPAAFQEVGGDDFFRELLDDTDSRVAYYSSTFLLKRMMTEEPESYQRMLSNLVYRAQQSNNEKLLENPYLQMRGILQLLNE, from the exons ATGGCCACGAGTTACAGTCCCAATCGGAGCCCCGGGAGCTCCAGGTTACAGCTCGGGAGTATGTCGCGATTGAGATCGTCGTCGGTCAAGAAACCGCCGGAGCCGCTCCGCCGCGCCGTCGCGGATTCGCTGTCGCTGTCGCATCCCGGCAATCCCTCCGCCGTTGCCTCCGAAGCGTTTCGCATTCTAAGG GATTATCTGGCTGCACAAACGACCACCGACTTGGCTTACAGTGTAATCATAGAACATACACTtgcagagagggagagaag CCCAGCTGTAGTAACAAGGTGCGTGGCACTCCTGAAACGGTATCTTCTACG ATATAAGCCAAGTGAGGAGACATTACTACAGATAGACCGGTTTTGTGTGAGCATAATTGGCGAGTGTAATATTAGCCCCACTAGGAAGTTGTCAACATGGTCGAGATCTTCAAGTAAATCTGGAGCTTCAGCAACatcttcaaatatatctccGTTGCCCGTGTCAAGTTTTGCATCAGGAGCACTTGTTAAATCTCTAAATTATGTTCGTTCTCTAGTGGCTCAACATGTCCCAAAACGATCATTTGAACCTGCTGCTCTTACTGGTGTTCCTGCAACATCAAGGCAATTACTCCCGTCGTTGTCATCTCTGTTGAGCAAGTCTTTCAATTCCCACCTGAACCCTGCTGGTGCTAAAGACTCTTCAGATCTCAAAGAAGGATCAGCTGCTTCTGTTTCAAACTCACCGATTATCGAGACAGTTGACGGTATAGAAGGTCTCGAGTTCATagcctttgatattttcaaatgGCGTTGGCAAGGACATCAGCGATTATCACTGCTTTCTCCTGATAG TGAACATATTATGAATTGCCAAGAGGTAAGCAAACACAGTTTTCTTGAAGTTGGTGCGGCTGCACTCCTTGTTGGAGACATGGAAGCCAAAATGAAGGGTGAACTTTGGAGAAGTTTTGGGGCAGTTGATATGCCCTACTTTGATAAATTGCTCCAGACTTCATTGCTTACAACTGTAACGAACTCCGCCTCTGCCCGTGCCCATATGAGAGCAATAACAGCATCTAAACGCTCTAAGACAGGCTCTCTACAAATATG GGAAGATTCACATGTGAGCACTTACCGCCCACGTCCTCGACCACTATTTCAATACCGCCATTACAG tGAACAGCAAccattaaagttaaattctgtGGAGGTGTGTGAGGTCATTGCTGCTGTATGCTCAGCAACACCTTCTCCGACCGCTAACCTGATGACCATGACGTCTAAATTAAGTAGCAGCAGTGGAAAGCCATCGATGGATGTTGCCGTGAGCGTCCTTATAAAACTTGTTATTGACAT GTACGTTATGGATTCTGCAACAGCGGCTCCTCTGACTCTGTCAATGCTAGAG GAAATGCTTAATTCTCCTCTTCTAGACTCAAAATCTCGtgcttttgatttgattttaaatctTGGAGTGCACGCTCAGTTGTTGGAGCCTTTGGTAGCAGATGATGCTTCCACTATTGAAGAAGAATATTCCCATGAACCATATCTCGATAGCGAAACACAACTTGCAAATCAAGGAACAGTAAAGCCAGACTATTACAAGACAGCGAACTCCTCAGCTATCGATAAGTTTGAGTCTTGGATTTTGGGTATATTGTACGAGGTTCTACTACATCTTGTTCAG ATAGAAGAGAAGGAAGAATCTATTTGGGCTTCTGCTCTGAGCTGCTTACTCTATTTTGTCTGTCATAGGGGAAAAATCCGCAGGAGCAGATTAGAGGGTCTTGACGCAAGA GTAATTAAGGTTCTTATACAAGTTAGCAGAAGGAACTCCTGGGCAGAAATTGTCCATTGCAAGCTTATATGCATGTTAACAAACATGCTTTACGAAGTTCCTGATGGACCTACGACTTCAACTTTGGCTAGTCCTAGAATACTTGTCGAGCAGGTAGATCTGATCGGAGGAATCGAATTTGTCTACATAGAG TTTGTGCTTGCAAATCTTAGGGATGACAGGAGAAATCTGTACATGATTCTTCTCGACTATGTTTTGCATCAAATAAACGAGGCATGCTTGGCTACTGGAGTTTCTGAGTACAGTGATGACGAGAGTCAAGTTATTGCAACATTGCTTACTCTCGCAGATGCACCCGAAGCTTTACATATTTCTGTCAGGCTTGGGGTGGATGGCGTTGGGGACCTCTTGAGAAGATCAGTAGCTGCTGCCTTGTCCAGATATGCCAACTGTGATAGACTGAATATG CTCCTAGAAAAGGTTATTGAGAAGTTTGATACCCTTGTTCGTTCACTTTCTAATTTGGACACAGAGTTTACCCACCTGAGACATATCTCTAAATCTCATACTTATCTGGAAAGTATAGAGGATGGGGTTCTAAGAAATGATGTTTGCATGAAAGCGAAACTTGCATGGGCCACTTTACATTCTCTCCTTCATTCAGAAAGGGTTCCGTATCGCCAAAATGGGTATCTATGGTTAGGTGATTTGCTCATGGCAGAAATCAGTGATAAGAAGGACGCAATATGGTCAAATGTAAAGAACTTGCAGCAAAAGATCGCTCTTGCTGGTGTCAATGATTATTCAGAGGATCTGGAAGTCCCCATATCAATTTGGCTTTTATGTGGACTCCTGAAGTCAAAAAATAACCTCATCAGATGGGGCTTTCTATTTGTTCTCGATAGGCTTCTTGTAAGATGCAAATTTTTGTTAGATGAGAAAAAGATCCAGCATCTAGGCAATGATGTGTCTGATCAATTACAGGAAAAGAGTCGTCTTGAGAAAGCAAGTGTAGTAATAGATGTGATGAGTACTGCATTGTCCTTGGTGGCTCAGATAAACGAGACAGACCGCCTAAACATTTTGAAG ATGTGCTATATTCTATTTTCTCAACTGTGCCTGAAAGTCCTCCCATCAAGTTCAATGTCACGTGGAGATACACTGCATGATGATGCTAATCCAGGAACTTTATATGGGGAGGATCCCATGGAGGATACAAAAAACAAATTTGGTAGCAAGAATGATACTTTAACAAGTGAGACGGCATCAATGGCTGCCCTACTACTCCGAGGACAAGCTGTTGTACCCATGCAATTGGTTGCACGAGTCCCTGCTGCTTTGTTTTACTGGCCTTTGATCCAACTTGCCAGTGCAGCAACAGACAACATCGCATTAGGTGTTTCTGTTGGTAGTAAAGGTAGAGGAAACATTCCTGGTGCCACATCTGATATAAGAGCAACACTTCTCTTACTTTTAGTTGGCAAATGCACTGCTGAACCTGCTGCTTTCCAAGAAGTTGGTGGTGACGATTTCTTTAG GGAGCTCTTGGATGATACAGACTCTAGGGTGGCATATTACTCTTCAACTTTCCTTCTAAAG AGAATGATGACAGAAGAACCAGAAAGTTACCAACGGATGCTTTCAAACCTTGTTTATAGAGCTCAGCAG AGCAACAATGAAAAGTTGTTGGAGAATCCGTATCTTCAGATGCGAGGGATACTTCAGTTATTAAATGAGTGA
- the LOC108220977 gene encoding zinc finger protein GIS2-like, whose translation MSPVRRSSPRSRRFRSRDREHYRDAPYRRDQRRQDYLCNKCKRPGHFARDCPNVTVCNNCGFPGHIAAECTSTTMCWNCKEPGHLASECPNDPVCHMCGKMGHLARDCFHPSLPTYDSRLCNNCYKAGHIAAHCTNEKACNNCRKTGHLARDCSNEPVCNLCYISGHVARQCPKGSLPEPEMFGGPFRDIICHTCGHPGHISRDCVSIMICHNCGGMGHIEYECPSRRLFDRGSRRYY comes from the exons ATGAGCCCGGTCAGGAGAAGTTCACCACGGTCCAGGAGGTTCCGTAGCCGTGATCGAGAGCACTATCGTGATGCACCGTACAGGAGGGACCAAAGAAG GCAAGATTATTTGTGCAACAAGTGTAAGCGGCCAGGTCATTTCGCTCGAGATTGTCCAAATGTGACTGTTTGCAACAATTGTGGATTTCCCGG TCACATTGCTGCTGAGTGCACTTCCACAACAATGTGTTGGAATTGTAAAGAACCAGGACACCTGGCGAGTGAATGCCCCAATGATCCAGTTTGTCATATGTGTGGCAAGATGGGTCACCTAGCCCGTGATTGCTTTCACCCAAGCTTGCCAACTTATGATTCAAGGCTTTGTAATAACTGCTACAAGGCAGGCCACATTGCTGCTCACTGTACCAATGAGAAAGCTTGCAACAACTGCCGCAAAACTGGTCACCTTGCCCGTGATTGTAGCAATGAACCTGTATGCAACTTATGCTACATATCGGGTCATGTGGCTCGCCAATGTCCCAAGGGGAGTTTGCCAGAACCAGAAATGTTTGGAGGGCCTTTCCGTGACATTATCTGCCATACTTGCGGACATCCTGGTCACATATCCCGTGACTGTGTGTCCATAATGATCTGCCATAATTGTGGTGGAATGGGTCACATAGAATATGAATGCCCTTCCAGAAGATTGTTTGATCGCGGGTCTCGTAGGTATTATTGA